A region from the Altererythrobacter sp. H2 genome encodes:
- the recF gene encoding DNA replication/repair protein RecF (All proteins in this family for which functions are known are DNA-binding proteins that assist the filamentation of RecA onto DNA for the initiation of recombination or recombinational repair.): MALDRITLSSFRNHRETALDGARHFNLLVGENGAGKTNVLEAISLLAPGRGLRRAALGDLPQLDGSGGFSVGASLGQGDGAEAVRLGTYTRADQPTRRRVQVNGAETSANALGEWLALGWLTPAMDRLFSDSAGARRRFLDRMVLALEPAHAHHSARYEAALRERNRLLADEREPDAAWLDGVERHLGRHGALIAQARVRTVAALESELAALPREPFAVPLITLEPGGPPDEDALKAALAVSRRRDRQAARTLTGPHRDELLVTMAGKAMPAADCSTGEQKAMLIALTLAHAALAARGRPGVLLLDEVAAHLDPVRRAALFDRLRQGAAQVWMTGTELAPFAEIRDEAAVWMVAAGKAERA; this comes from the coding sequence ATGGCGCTCGACCGGATCACCCTTTCCAGCTTTCGCAACCATCGTGAAACCGCGCTCGACGGTGCCCGGCATTTCAACCTGCTGGTCGGCGAGAACGGCGCGGGCAAGACCAATGTACTCGAGGCGATCTCGCTGCTGGCGCCCGGCCGCGGCCTGCGCCGCGCGGCACTGGGCGACCTCCCCCAGCTCGACGGATCTGGCGGGTTTTCGGTCGGCGCTTCGCTCGGCCAGGGTGACGGGGCCGAGGCCGTCCGGCTCGGCACCTATACCCGCGCTGACCAGCCCACCCGCCGCCGGGTGCAGGTCAACGGGGCCGAGACCAGCGCCAATGCGCTGGGCGAATGGCTTGCCCTCGGCTGGCTGACCCCGGCGATGGACCGGCTCTTTTCCGACAGCGCAGGTGCCCGCCGCCGCTTCCTTGACCGGATGGTGCTGGCGCTGGAGCCTGCCCACGCACACCACAGCGCCCGTTACGAGGCTGCCCTGCGCGAACGCAACCGGCTTCTGGCCGACGAACGCGAGCCCGATGCTGCCTGGCTGGACGGGGTGGAACGGCATCTTGGCCGTCATGGCGCGCTTATCGCCCAGGCTCGGGTGCGGACCGTCGCCGCGCTGGAATCCGAACTCGCCGCCCTGCCGCGTGAACCCTTCGCGGTGCCGCTGATTACACTCGAACCGGGTGGACCGCCCGATGAGGATGCGCTGAAAGCCGCGCTTGCGGTGAGCCGTCGCCGCGACCGGCAGGCTGCCCGGACACTGACCGGCCCGCACCGTGACGAATTGCTCGTCACTATGGCCGGCAAGGCCATGCCCGCCGCCGATTGCTCCACCGGGGAGCAGAAGGCCATGCTGATCGCGCTGACCCTAGCCCATGCGGCGCTGGCAGCGCGCGGGCGGCCGGGGGTGCTGCTGCTCGATGAAGTCGCCGCACACCTCGATCCGGTGCGCCGCGCGGCCCTGTTCGACCGGCTCCGTCAGGGCGCAGCGCAGGTCTGGATGACCGGCACCGAACTGGCTCCCTTTGCCGAGATCCGCGACGAGGCGGCGGTGTGGATGGTTGCAGCGGGCAAGGCCGAGCGGGCCTGA
- a CDS encoding DUF805 domain-containing protein: MEWMLMPLKRYADFSGRSRRKEYWMFVLGVIIAAILASIIEAILGMSGSIGGTYGPLTLLLVLGIIIPGIAVQVRRFHDQDKSGWFVLLGLIPIVGGLIVLVFMFLEGTKGPNRFGPDPKGAGDPSVFE; the protein is encoded by the coding sequence ATGGAATGGATGCTGATGCCGCTGAAGCGGTATGCCGATTTCTCGGGCCGCTCGCGGCGCAAGGAATACTGGATGTTTGTGCTGGGGGTAATCATCGCCGCCATTCTGGCAAGCATCATCGAAGCAATACTCGGCATGAGCGGCTCGATCGGCGGCACCTACGGCCCGCTGACCCTGTTGCTCGTGCTCGGGATCATCATTCCCGGGATTGCGGTCCAGGTCAGGCGTTTCCACGATCAGGACAAGTCGGGCTGGTTCGTGCTGCTGGGCCTGATCCCGATTGTCGGTGGCCTGATCGTGCTCGTATTCATGTTCCTCGAAGGGACCAAGGGGCCCAACCGGTTCGGGCCTGATCCGAAGGGCGCGGGCGACCCGTCGGTTTTCGAATAG
- a CDS encoding NUDIX hydrolase produces the protein MNAPESDEPEEIMWQGRFVTAKRRGRWEYASRSRGIRAAAIIAIDDEGCVLLVEQFRVPLGRISLEIPAGLIGDDDGKEGECAETAALRELEEETGYTAAEMVSLGEFYSSPGMVSEAFTLLRARGLRKVGEGGGTPGENITVHRVPLAELPQFVAQWRARGHAVDVRIAMLMAPGFLQ, from the coding sequence ATGAACGCACCCGAATCCGACGAACCCGAAGAAATCATGTGGCAGGGGCGGTTCGTGACCGCCAAGCGCCGGGGCAGGTGGGAATACGCCAGCCGTTCGCGCGGCATCCGTGCCGCCGCGATCATCGCCATCGACGATGAAGGCTGCGTGCTGCTGGTCGAGCAGTTCCGCGTGCCTCTGGGCCGGATCAGCCTCGAGATCCCGGCCGGCCTGATCGGCGATGACGACGGCAAGGAGGGCGAATGCGCCGAAACCGCCGCCTTGCGCGAGCTTGAGGAAGAGACAGGCTACACCGCCGCAGAAATGGTCAGCCTGGGGGAATTCTATTCCAGCCCCGGCATGGTCAGCGAAGCCTTCACCCTGCTGCGGGCGCGAGGTCTGAGGAAAGTCGGCGAAGGTGGCGGCACCCCGGGCGAGAACATCACCGTCCACCGCGTGCCGCTGGCCGAACTGCCGCAATTTGTTGCGCAGTGGCGCGCGCGGGGCCATGCGGTCGACGTGCGGATCGCCATGCTGATGGCGCCGGGTTTTCTACAATAA
- a CDS encoding PspC domain-containing protein yields the protein MSVPSKSFRLDKAQGKLWGVCGGIANYFGIDPMLVRIGFVAGTVIGFGSLILVYLAIALIAD from the coding sequence GTGAGCGTACCTTCGAAAAGCTTCCGTCTCGACAAGGCCCAGGGCAAGCTCTGGGGCGTCTGCGGCGGGATCGCCAACTACTTCGGGATCGACCCGATGCTGGTCCGGATCGGCTTCGTTGCCGGAACCGTGATCGGGTTCGGTTCGCTGATCCTGGTTTACCTTGCGATCGCCCTGATCGCAGACTGA
- a CDS encoding TPM domain-containing protein, with the protein MTPFLANLRVLLLALAAALMPAAVLAQDYPARPAGPVYDGADILSPETEAALDQRLRAYNQETGRAIIVATVPGIDGAPIEPYATGLFSEWGIGGAARDQGLLLLIARDDRRLRIEVGYGLHPYFGGIMSGRVINDVITPRFKAGDFDGGVTAGIDAIIEHLARSPADAAAVAEAAEAAAAQESAEGGFPIGALFWVAILFFFFILPMIRGGKRRRYRSGVGGVVGDIILWEAGKAIIGSMSDGDSGGWGGGGGFGGGGGGGFGGFGGGMSGGGGASGGW; encoded by the coding sequence GTGACGCCTTTCCTCGCAAACCTGCGGGTCCTCCTGCTGGCACTGGCGGCGGCGCTCATGCCCGCCGCCGTGCTGGCGCAGGACTATCCTGCCCGCCCTGCCGGGCCGGTCTATGACGGGGCCGATATCCTTTCGCCTGAAACCGAGGCGGCCCTTGACCAGCGGCTGCGGGCCTACAACCAGGAAACCGGGCGGGCGATCATCGTGGCCACTGTGCCCGGGATCGACGGCGCGCCGATCGAACCCTACGCCACCGGGCTGTTCAGCGAATGGGGCATCGGCGGCGCGGCGCGCGACCAGGGCCTGCTTCTGCTGATTGCACGCGACGACCGCAGGCTGCGGATCGAGGTCGGCTACGGCCTCCACCCCTATTTCGGCGGGATCATGTCCGGCCGGGTGATCAACGACGTCATCACGCCGCGCTTCAAGGCGGGCGATTTCGATGGCGGGGTCACTGCCGGGATCGATGCGATTATTGAGCACCTCGCCCGCAGCCCGGCCGACGCCGCGGCCGTGGCGGAGGCGGCCGAGGCTGCGGCGGCGCAGGAATCGGCGGAAGGGGGCTTTCCCATCGGCGCCCTGTTCTGGGTCGCCATCCTGTTCTTCTTCTTCATCCTGCCCATGATCCGCGGCGGCAAGCGGCGGCGCTACCGCAGCGGCGTGGGCGGAGTGGTCGGCGACATCATCCTGTGGGAAGCAGGCAAGGCCATCATCGGCAGCATGTCCGATGGTGACAGCGGCGGCTGGGGCGGCGGCGGCGGCTTCGGTGGTGGTGGCGGCGGCGGATTTGGCGGCTTCGGCGGCGGCATGTCCGGCGGCGGCGGCGCGAGCGGAGGCTGGTAG
- a CDS encoding ABC transporter permease, whose protein sequence is MSEPRLSWSAAWRIARRDLNARFKGLRLLLVCLFLGTGALAAIGTLTGAIENELANRGQELLGGDLEVEVWQRDLNDEEKAALAAYGTLSGGTRMQAMARAGDEAAPVELKAIDERWPLYGTATLTDGREVGAPPAGQAWVGQGALDRLGIAVGDRFRVGTADLIVGGVIGNEPDRLSEGFQLGPTVIVAETVPAQAGLTAPGALYQSKYRIAFPGPRDPAEVQEELEERYPDAGFDYRTRDRASPGADRFVGRMGEFLTLVGLAALVIAGIGIGGGVSSYLEARRTSVATLKVLGASSGDIARIYALQIGAAALVGTLAGLIAGVAVTPLLGMALGDLLPVQTGFVFAPGALLLAAAFGLLVALVFAATPLIRARSFPAMALMRARVAPLARDRHALPWVLGGLGLIVLLVLVTSDNPLLAGGFLAGAAVVLGLLALLGWGLRRLAGALPRPANPLLRNALANLHRPGSPTGALVTALGFGLSAFVLLAAIQSSINGNIERSVPQQAPDYFVLDIPRDRGDDFANLVREQHPDAAINMVPTLRGAILAYGPQDAMIRVSELEEIPDGAWPLRGERGLSYAEELPPGSSLTDGMWWGPMYQGEPLVSVDEEFARAIDLKVGDYVTVGILGVERTAKVASLRRLDWENMGFNFVLVFSPNTLRDAPHNLTATVELGSGEEPGPELLRSLVRAFPSTSVIEVGDVLVQAQTILGQVGVATFAAASVAVLAGLAVLVGAIAAARAARTYDTVVLRVLGASRRQILLMQLAEYGLLAAMLAGVALALGTGLAWLVITQLFEFDWLPDWGEILAVLGGGIAFVLVFALAGSLPLLRAKPAQALRAL, encoded by the coding sequence ATGAGCGAACCGCGCCTGTCGTGGAGCGCCGCCTGGCGCATTGCCCGGCGTGACCTGAACGCGCGGTTCAAGGGCCTGCGCCTGCTGCTTGTATGCCTGTTTCTCGGCACCGGGGCGCTGGCCGCGATCGGCACGCTGACCGGCGCAATCGAGAACGAGCTGGCCAACCGGGGGCAGGAACTGCTCGGCGGCGATCTGGAGGTCGAAGTCTGGCAGCGTGACCTCAACGATGAAGAGAAGGCCGCGCTCGCCGCCTATGGCACCCTGTCGGGCGGCACCCGGATGCAGGCGATGGCCCGCGCGGGCGACGAGGCCGCCCCGGTCGAACTCAAGGCGATTGACGAACGCTGGCCGCTCTACGGCACTGCCACGCTGACGGACGGCCGCGAAGTCGGGGCACCGCCCGCCGGGCAGGCCTGGGTCGGCCAGGGCGCGCTCGACCGGCTGGGCATCGCCGTGGGGGATCGGTTCCGGGTCGGCACCGCCGACCTCATCGTGGGCGGGGTCATCGGCAACGAGCCGGACCGCCTGTCGGAAGGATTTCAGCTCGGCCCGACAGTTATCGTCGCCGAGACGGTGCCCGCGCAGGCAGGTCTGACCGCTCCGGGCGCGCTCTACCAGAGCAAGTATCGCATCGCCTTCCCCGGCCCCCGCGATCCTGCCGAAGTGCAGGAAGAACTCGAGGAACGCTATCCCGATGCCGGGTTCGATTACCGCACCCGTGACCGCGCCTCTCCCGGGGCGGACCGCTTCGTCGGCCGGATGGGCGAATTCCTCACCCTCGTCGGCCTGGCTGCACTGGTGATCGCCGGGATTGGTATCGGCGGCGGGGTGTCATCCTATCTCGAAGCCCGGCGGACCAGCGTGGCGACGCTCAAGGTGCTGGGCGCGAGCAGCGGTGACATTGCCCGCATCTATGCCCTGCAGATCGGCGCGGCGGCGCTGGTCGGCACGCTGGCCGGGCTGATCGCCGGGGTGGCCGTCACACCGCTGCTGGGCATGGCGCTGGGCGATCTCCTGCCGGTCCAGACCGGGTTCGTGTTCGCGCCCGGCGCGCTGCTGCTGGCGGCAGCCTTCGGCCTGCTGGTGGCGCTGGTCTTTGCCGCTACCCCGCTGATCCGGGCGCGCAGCTTCCCGGCGATGGCGCTGATGCGCGCCCGGGTTGCGCCGCTGGCGCGTGACCGGCACGCCCTGCCCTGGGTCCTCGGCGGGCTGGGCCTGATCGTCCTCCTGGTGCTGGTGACATCGGACAACCCCTTGCTGGCAGGCGGATTCCTGGCCGGTGCGGCGGTGGTGCTGGGCCTGCTGGCGCTGCTGGGCTGGGGCCTGAGGCGGCTGGCGGGTGCCCTGCCCCGCCCGGCCAACCCGCTGCTGCGCAACGCGCTCGCCAACCTCCACCGGCCCGGCAGCCCGACCGGGGCGCTGGTCACCGCGCTCGGCTTCGGCCTCAGCGCGTTCGTGCTGCTCGCGGCGATCCAGAGCAGCATCAACGGCAATATCGAACGCAGCGTGCCGCAGCAGGCACCCGACTACTTCGTGCTCGACATCCCGCGTGACCGGGGGGACGATTTCGCCAACCTGGTGCGCGAACAGCACCCCGATGCGGCGATCAACATGGTGCCGACCCTGCGCGGCGCCATCCTCGCCTACGGCCCGCAGGACGCGATGATCCGCGTCTCCGAACTTGAGGAAATCCCTGACGGTGCCTGGCCCCTGCGCGGTGAGCGCGGCCTGTCCTATGCCGAGGAACTGCCGCCCGGCAGCAGCCTGACCGACGGCATGTGGTGGGGCCCGATGTACCAGGGCGAACCGCTCGTCTCGGTCGATGAGGAATTCGCCCGCGCGATCGACCTCAAGGTCGGCGATTACGTGACGGTCGGCATCCTGGGCGTGGAGCGAACTGCCAAGGTCGCCAGCCTGCGCCGGCTCGACTGGGAGAACATGGGCTTCAACTTCGTGCTGGTGTTCAGCCCCAACACCCTGCGCGATGCCCCGCACAACCTCACCGCCACGGTCGAACTGGGCTCCGGCGAGGAACCGGGCCCGGAACTTCTGCGCTCGCTGGTCCGCGCCTTCCCCTCGACCTCGGTGATCGAGGTCGGCGACGTGCTGGTGCAGGCGCAGACGATCCTCGGGCAAGTTGGCGTGGCAACGTTTGCGGCCGCCTCGGTAGCCGTGCTGGCAGGGCTGGCAGTGCTGGTCGGCGCGATTGCCGCTGCCCGCGCTGCACGCACCTATGACACAGTGGTGCTGCGGGTGCTGGGGGCGAGCCGACGGCAGATCCTGCTGATGCAGCTGGCCGAATATGGCCTGCTTGCAGCCATGCTCGCGGGCGTGGCGCTGGCGCTCGGCACGGGCCTCGCCTGGCTGGTCATCACCCAGCTGTTCGAGTTTGACTGGCTGCCGGACTGGGGCGAAATCCTCGCCGTGCTTGGCGGTGGGATCGCCTTCGTGCTGGTGTTCGCGCTGGCCGGGTCACTGCCCCTGTTGCGAGCCAAACCGGCGCAGGCACTGCGGGCGCTTTAG
- a CDS encoding DUF805 domain-containing protein, with product MGRWHDLFLLATEPYRNYGSFSGRARQRDYFLFIAFQWLVIVCIAILHRVLTGGARLPDPEQGLHGSLPDQLAVAATLLFILASIVPWLAVSTRRLHDRGYRGWIMVRWFLPYVGLLFMLWDLLRAGDRGPNAFGPDPRGVNFDDWFE from the coding sequence ATGGGCCGATGGCACGACCTGTTCCTGCTGGCGACCGAGCCTTACCGCAATTACGGGTCATTTTCCGGCCGTGCGCGGCAGCGGGATTACTTCCTCTTCATTGCCTTCCAGTGGCTGGTGATCGTGTGCATCGCCATCCTGCACCGGGTGCTGACCGGAGGCGCGCGCTTGCCCGACCCGGAGCAGGGGTTGCACGGCAGCCTGCCTGACCAGCTGGCGGTGGCCGCGACCCTGCTGTTCATCCTGGCGAGTATCGTGCCGTGGCTGGCAGTATCAACCCGGCGGCTGCACGATCGCGGCTATCGCGGGTGGATCATGGTGCGCTGGTTCCTGCCCTATGTCGGGCTGCTGTTCATGCTGTGGGACCTGCTGCGCGCCGGAGACAGGGGTCCGAACGCCTTCGGCCCCGATCCGCGAGGCGTGAACTTCGACGACTGGTTCGAGTAG
- the mscL gene encoding large conductance mechanosensitive channel protein MscL: protein MLSEFKAFIARGNVIDLAVAVIIGGAFGTIVTSLTADIIMPLVGAIFGGVDFSSKFILLSAPDGYTGSMTDYAALKEAGAAMIGYGAFITAVINFVILAFVIFLLVRQANKLIAKPEAAPAGPSEVDLLAEIRDLLKK, encoded by the coding sequence ATGCTGTCTGAATTCAAGGCCTTCATCGCGCGCGGCAACGTGATCGACCTGGCGGTGGCAGTGATTATCGGCGGGGCTTTCGGCACCATCGTCACGTCGCTGACCGCTGACATCATCATGCCGCTGGTGGGTGCGATTTTCGGCGGGGTCGATTTCTCGTCCAAGTTTATCCTGCTCAGCGCGCCCGACGGCTATACCGGTTCGATGACCGACTATGCTGCACTGAAGGAAGCCGGGGCGGCGATGATCGGCTATGGCGCGTTCATCACGGCGGTGATCAACTTCGTGATCCTGGCCTTCGTGATCTTCCTGCTGGTGCGCCAGGCCAACAAACTGATCGCCAAGCCCGAAGCGGCACCGGCCGGGCCGAGCGAAGTCGACCTGCTGGCCGAGATCCGTGACCTGCTGAAGAAGTAG
- a CDS encoding SDR family oxidoreductase, which yields MSVSGQGRCAGKLALVTGAAQGLGAAHSRRLAEEGARVLCTDINASGAASTAEAINQMFGSGTAYAIGHDVTSAADWEKAVDAARDHLGGLSVLVNNAGIGVAGNIETCKFEDWKRCFAVNVDSIFHGCQKALPLMREHAPGSIINISSIAGLIASDTMPAYNSSKAAVWMLSKSIALHCAKNNMRIRCNSIHPTFVDTPILDGTAKHHNLDKSVLLEKLARQIPLRFVGEPDDIANAVVYLASEESRFMTGAEIKLDGGISAM from the coding sequence ATGTCAGTTTCGGGGCAAGGACGGTGTGCGGGCAAGCTGGCGCTGGTAACGGGCGCGGCGCAGGGCCTGGGCGCGGCGCATTCGCGGCGGCTGGCGGAAGAAGGGGCGCGGGTGCTGTGCACCGATATCAACGCCAGCGGCGCCGCCAGCACAGCTGAGGCAATCAACCAGATGTTCGGCAGCGGCACGGCCTATGCCATCGGGCACGATGTGACCAGTGCGGCGGACTGGGAGAAGGCGGTAGACGCCGCTCGTGACCACCTTGGCGGGCTCAGCGTGCTGGTCAACAATGCGGGGATCGGCGTCGCAGGCAATATCGAGACCTGCAAGTTCGAGGACTGGAAGCGCTGCTTCGCGGTCAATGTCGATTCGATCTTCCACGGCTGCCAGAAGGCCCTGCCGCTGATGCGCGAACACGCGCCGGGATCGATCATCAACATTTCCAGCATTGCTGGACTGATCGCCAGCGACACGATGCCGGCCTACAATTCATCCAAGGCGGCGGTGTGGATGCTGAGCAAGTCGATCGCGCTGCATTGCGCCAAGAACAACATGCGGATCCGCTGCAATTCGATCCATCCGACCTTTGTCGATACGCCGATCCTCGACGGGACGGCCAAGCACCACAACCTCGACAAGAGCGTGCTGCTCGAAAAGCTGGCGCGGCAGATTCCGCTCAGGTTCGTGGGCGAGCCGGACGACATCGCCAATGCGGTGGTCTATCTGGCCAGCGAGGAGAGCCGCTTCATGACCGGCGCTGAAATCAAGCTCGACGGCGGCATTTCCGCCATGTGA
- a CDS encoding LemA family protein: MNWKSVRRFGLVAIASIGLAGCGINSVPTKEESAKAQWGNVETALQRRADVIPNLVSVVQAAAISEQNILQGVIDARARATSINITTDDLSNPEEFQRFNEAQNQLTQALGQLRTVVENYPQLASQPRFGDLMVAIDEANNLINTERVRYNEAARDYNTEIRTFPATIAANVIYGAEPLEYFEADEASKANPTVDMSGITGAQQPAAAN; encoded by the coding sequence ATGAACTGGAAATCCGTTCGCCGTTTCGGCCTTGTTGCCATTGCCTCGATCGGCCTGGCCGGCTGCGGCATCAATTCGGTGCCGACCAAGGAAGAATCGGCCAAGGCCCAGTGGGGCAATGTCGAGACTGCGCTGCAGCGCCGGGCAGACGTGATCCCCAACCTCGTTTCCGTGGTCCAGGCCGCGGCCATTTCGGAACAGAACATCCTGCAGGGCGTGATCGATGCCCGCGCCCGCGCAACCTCGATCAACATCACCACCGATGACCTGTCGAACCCCGAGGAATTCCAGCGCTTCAACGAGGCGCAGAACCAGCTGACCCAGGCTTTGGGCCAGTTGCGCACGGTGGTGGAAAACTACCCCCAGCTCGCCAGCCAGCCGCGCTTTGGTGACCTGATGGTGGCGATCGACGAGGCCAACAACCTGATCAACACCGAACGGGTCCGCTACAACGAGGCCGCGCGTGACTACAACACCGAGATCCGCACCTTTCCGGCCACCATTGCCGCAAACGTGATCTATGGTGCCGAGCCGCTCGAATACTTCGAGGCGGATGAAGCCAGCAAGGCCAACCCGACTGTGGACATGAGCGGGATCACCGGCGCGCAGCAGCCCGCTGCCGCCAACTGA
- a CDS encoding ABC transporter ATP-binding protein, with protein sequence MTSPSPAISARNLTLTLGSDAAPVQILRGIDLDIADGSICALLGPSGSGKSSLMAVLSGLERASGGALDVAGADFSTMDEDQLAAARRGRIGIVLQAFHLLPTMTALENVAMPMELAGASGAQERAREELVAVGLGHRLGHYPTQLSGGEQQRVAIARAIAPGPRLIFADEPTGNLDVATGHEIIELLFARRAETGATLLVITHDPELAARCDRIVTMADGRIASDTAA encoded by the coding sequence GTGACAAGCCCTTCCCCCGCGATTTCCGCCCGCAACCTCACCCTCACCCTCGGCAGCGATGCCGCGCCGGTGCAGATCCTGCGTGGTATCGACCTCGACATTGCCGACGGGTCGATCTGCGCCCTGCTCGGCCCATCCGGTTCCGGCAAAAGCTCGCTGATGGCGGTGCTGTCCGGCCTCGAACGGGCCAGCGGCGGCGCGCTTGATGTTGCCGGGGCTGATTTCTCGACCATGGACGAAGACCAGCTCGCCGCCGCCCGGCGCGGCCGGATCGGGATCGTGCTCCAGGCCTTTCACCTCCTGCCGACCATGACCGCGCTGGAAAACGTCGCCATGCCGATGGAGCTGGCCGGTGCCAGCGGCGCGCAGGAGCGGGCGCGGGAGGAACTCGTCGCGGTCGGGCTCGGCCACCGGCTCGGCCATTACCCCACCCAGCTTTCCGGCGGCGAGCAGCAGCGCGTCGCCATCGCCCGCGCCATCGCGCCGGGGCCGCGCCTGATTTTCGCTGACGAGCCGACCGGCAACCTCGACGTCGCCACCGGGCATGAAATCATCGAGCTGCTGTTTGCCCGCCGCGCGGAGACCGGGGCGACCCTGCTGGTCATCACCCACGACCCGGAGCTGGCGGCCCGGTGTGACCGGATCGTGACCATGGCTGACGGCCGAATCGCCAGCGATACCGCTGCATGA
- a CDS encoding arylesterase: MQLCRLSIVPALMFLSACGGGAPQSEPAPPEAAASEQPVMGPERHVLAFGDSLFAGYNVAQEDSYPARLQAALRAQGVNARVVNAGVSGDTSAAGLQRLAFTLDAQDPKPDLVILELGGNDLLRGLSPAETRANFVAMLDELKKRNIPVLLMGMRAPPNYGPEYQQAFDALYPELARQYGTAFVPFWLESIYQDQALFQQDRIHPTEDGIEALVGATVKDVAGALPPVTE; this comes from the coding sequence ATGCAGTTGTGCCGTCTGTCGATAGTTCCCGCCCTGATGTTCCTTTCCGCCTGTGGTGGCGGTGCGCCGCAGAGCGAGCCTGCCCCTCCCGAGGCGGCAGCGTCGGAGCAGCCGGTGATGGGGCCGGAGCGCCATGTGCTGGCGTTCGGTGACAGCCTGTTTGCCGGATACAACGTGGCGCAGGAAGACAGTTATCCGGCCAGGCTTCAGGCCGCCTTGCGGGCGCAGGGGGTCAATGCACGGGTGGTCAACGCCGGCGTATCCGGCGATACCAGCGCCGCCGGGCTGCAGCGGCTGGCGTTCACGCTTGACGCGCAAGACCCGAAGCCTGACCTCGTGATCCTCGAACTGGGCGGCAACGACCTGCTGCGCGGCCTGTCACCGGCTGAAACGCGGGCCAATTTCGTCGCCATGCTGGACGAGCTGAAAAAGCGCAACATTCCGGTACTGCTGATGGGGATGCGCGCACCGCCCAATTATGGCCCGGAATACCAGCAGGCGTTCGATGCGCTCTATCCGGAGCTGGCGAGGCAATATGGCACGGCCTTCGTGCCGTTCTGGCTGGAATCGATCTATCAGGACCAGGCGTTGTTCCAGCAGGACCGGATTCACCCGACCGAGGACGGGATCGAGGCGCTGGTTGGCGCGACGGTGAAGGATGTGGCCGGGGCGCTTCCGCCGGTGACGGAATAG
- a CDS encoding TPM domain-containing protein, with protein sequence MRYLDEAGHRIVSEAVAAAEEHTAGEIVTVLAERTDGYTDIVLAWSALAAFTVMSLFAALPDPFLDLWDSLFGGWGHVWSVGELASMTIALGMIAFAVTCALLWGDALRFATVPGPIRTARVHARAVKHFKVGAERRTHGRTGVLIYLSLKEHRAEIVADQAIGTLVPAEVWGEAMADMLVHIREGRIAEGIAAGVRDVGVVLAQHFPRSENDVNELPDRLIEV encoded by the coding sequence ATGCGCTATCTTGACGAAGCCGGGCACCGGATCGTGTCCGAAGCGGTTGCCGCAGCGGAAGAACACACCGCCGGCGAAATCGTGACCGTGCTGGCCGAGCGGACCGACGGCTACACCGATATCGTGCTCGCCTGGTCGGCACTGGCGGCCTTCACCGTGATGAGCCTGTTCGCCGCCCTGCCCGATCCCTTCCTTGACCTGTGGGACAGCCTGTTTGGCGGCTGGGGCCATGTCTGGAGCGTGGGCGAGCTTGCCAGCATGACCATTGCGCTGGGCATGATCGCCTTTGCCGTGACCTGTGCCCTGCTGTGGGGCGATGCCTTGCGTTTCGCCACCGTGCCCGGCCCGATCAGGACGGCGCGGGTCCATGCCCGCGCGGTCAAGCATTTCAAGGTCGGGGCTGAACGCCGCACCCATGGCCGCACCGGGGTGCTGATCTACCTCTCACTCAAGGAGCACCGCGCGGAAATCGTCGCTGACCAGGCGATCGGCACGCTCGTCCCCGCAGAGGTCTGGGGCGAGGCGATGGCCGACATGCTGGTCCACATCCGCGAGGGGCGCATTGCCGAAGGCATCGCAGCGGGCGTGCGCGATGTCGGCGTGGTTCTGGCGCAGCACTTCCCGCGCAGCGAAAACGACGTGAACGAGTTGCCGGACCGCCTGATCGAGGTCTAG